Proteins encoded within one genomic window of bacterium:
- a CDS encoding aldehyde dehydrogenase family protein: protein MADLYKNFIGGRWVESKSGQTFENRNPADTNDLIGNFQLSTEQDVDAAVAAAKVAYPAWRDTPAPARAEIMYRVAHIMREQKEEIAQLMTREMGKVLAETRGDTQEGIDTADFAAGEGRRMHGQTVPSELPNKAAYVIRRPMGVWGLITPWNFPMAIPTWKIFPAITTGNTIVIKPATDTPATCAKLIEILDKAGVPKGVVNYVTGSGRQVGERLINHPDIKGISFTGSSDVGKHIAEACGRTLKRCSLELGGKNAQIVMDDANLELAVDGALWGAFGTTGQRCTATSRIIVHKKVHAKFLKLLVDRAKKLKVGNGLIESVQMGPLVSEAQRKVVEHYVRIGVDQDKAKLVCGGHALTKGDLAKGWFFEPTIFDKVTPTMRIAQEEIFGPVLSVITVEDLDEAISVLNGTVYGLSSSIYTQDVNSAMRAIERIEAGITYVNGPTIGAECHLPFGGVKETGNGHREGGWTAYEIFTEQKTVYIDYSGKLQRAQIDNK, encoded by the coding sequence TCCGGACAGACGTTCGAGAATCGTAACCCCGCAGATACAAACGACTTAATAGGCAATTTCCAGCTCTCGACAGAGCAAGATGTTGACGCCGCCGTGGCAGCTGCCAAGGTCGCCTACCCTGCCTGGCGCGACACACCCGCTCCCGCCCGAGCGGAGATAATGTACCGGGTTGCACACATCATGCGCGAGCAAAAGGAAGAAATTGCGCAACTTATGACGCGCGAGATGGGCAAGGTTCTTGCGGAGACTCGGGGCGATACTCAGGAAGGCATTGATACAGCTGACTTTGCAGCCGGCGAGGGCCGCAGAATGCACGGGCAGACCGTTCCGTCGGAGTTGCCCAACAAAGCAGCTTACGTAATCAGGCGACCTATGGGCGTATGGGGACTGATCACTCCGTGGAACTTTCCAATGGCTATTCCCACATGGAAGATCTTCCCCGCTATAACTACAGGAAATACGATAGTTATCAAACCGGCAACAGACACGCCCGCGACTTGCGCAAAGCTTATCGAGATTCTGGATAAGGCAGGCGTGCCCAAAGGCGTTGTAAATTACGTAACTGGGTCAGGTAGACAAGTGGGTGAACGGCTCATCAACCACCCCGACATAAAAGGCATAAGCTTCACAGGTTCGTCGGATGTAGGCAAACACATCGCAGAGGCGTGCGGAAGGACCTTAAAACGCTGCTCGCTCGAGCTTGGCGGCAAGAATGCCCAGATAGTGATGGACGACGCAAATCTCGAACTTGCGGTAGATGGCGCGCTCTGGGGCGCATTCGGCACAACCGGTCAGCGCTGTACCGCGACATCGAGGATCATCGTTCACAAAAAAGTGCACGCAAAATTTTTGAAGCTACTCGTCGACCGCGCGAAGAAGTTGAAGGTCGGCAACGGCCTTATCGAAAGCGTTCAAATGGGGCCACTTGTATCGGAGGCTCAGCGCAAGGTGGTTGAGCACTATGTGCGCATCGGCGTTGACCAGGACAAGGCCAAGCTCGTTTGCGGCGGGCATGCCCTCACGAAAGGCGACCTGGCAAAGGGCTGGTTCTTTGAACCCACGATTTTTGATAAGGTTACGCCCACCATGCGGATCGCGCAGGAGGAGATTTTCGGACCCGTGCTCTCGGTCATCACGGTCGAGGATCTTGACGAGGCCATAAGTGTTCTGAACGGCACCGTTTACGGGCTTTCCTCATCGATTTACACGCAGGACGTGAACAGCGCAATGCGCGCGATCGAGCGCATCGAGGCCGGCATAACCTACGTAAACGGGCCGACTATCGGCGCGGAGTGCCACCTGCCCTTCGGCGGAGTCAAGGAGACCGGCAACGGACACAGAGAAGGCGGCTGGACCGCGTACGAAATCTTTACGGAGCAGAAAACAGTTTACATTGATTATTCGGGCAAGCTCCAGCGTGCTCAGATAGATAATAAGTAA